A DNA window from Paenibacillus sp. HWE-109 contains the following coding sequences:
- the fliE gene encoding flagellar hook-basal body complex protein FliE, whose product MIDKISYSPLNIMSSVQPKSDAGEGAADLGKRFGSFLNDAITNLNTQQQQVDQLNQSFIKGELSDVHQLTIASEKASLGLELTVQVRNKVLEAYQEMMRMQL is encoded by the coding sequence ATGATTGACAAAATCAGTTACAGTCCGCTCAATATCATGAGCTCCGTTCAACCCAAGAGTGATGCCGGCGAAGGGGCCGCTGACCTCGGTAAAAGATTTGGATCTTTTCTGAATGATGCTATTACAAACTTGAATACGCAACAACAGCAAGTGGACCAGTTGAATCAGAGTTTCATTAAAGGTGAACTTTCCGATGTGCATCAACTGACAATTGCCTCCGAGAAAGCATCGTTGGGACTTGAACTGACCGTACAAGTCAGAAATAAAGTTCTAGAAGCTTACCAAGAAATGATGAGAATGCAGCTGTGA
- the codY gene encoding GTP-sensing pleiotropic transcriptional regulator CodY, with translation MSLLNKTRRLNRLLQKEAGNAVSFMDMAEVLRDIVIANIYVVSRKGKILGYATTNDPVSLEMNQSILIERRFPTESNNLLLKIEETSAIAEQDSPYFYYTEQMKDMFPYIHTTLVPIIGGGSRLGTLILSRNEGTFIDDDLVLAEYGSTVIAMEILRERAEEIEEEARSKAVVQVAIGSLSFSEMEAVEHIFEELDGKEGLLVASKIADRVGITRSVIVNALRKLESAGVIETRSLGMKGTYIRILNEQLMQSIEQIKTKL, from the coding sequence ATGAGTTTACTAAACAAAACAAGAAGGCTGAATCGATTGCTGCAAAAGGAAGCAGGCAATGCGGTTAGCTTTATGGATATGGCAGAAGTGTTAAGGGATATTGTCATTGCCAATATCTATGTGGTAAGTCGTAAAGGCAAAATCCTTGGTTATGCCACGACAAATGATCCGGTTTCGTTGGAGATGAATCAATCCATTCTCATCGAACGCAGGTTTCCGACAGAGTCCAATAATCTTCTTTTGAAGATCGAGGAAACATCGGCAATCGCTGAACAAGACAGCCCCTATTTCTATTATACAGAGCAGATGAAAGACATGTTTCCATATATCCATACGACTTTAGTACCAATTATTGGGGGAGGGAGTCGTCTAGGGACGCTGATATTAAGTCGGAATGAAGGCACCTTCATTGATGATGATTTGGTTTTGGCGGAGTACGGATCAACTGTAATCGCGATGGAGATTCTCAGAGAACGTGCTGAAGAGATCGAAGAAGAAGCTAGAAGCAAAGCAGTTGTTCAAGTGGCAATCGGCTCTTTATCATTTAGTGAAATGGAAGCTGTCGAGCACATTTTTGAGGAATTAGATGGCAAGGAAGGGCTTCTAGTAGCTAGTAAAATTGCGGATCGAGTCGGCATTACACGTTCAGTGATTGTTAATGCGCTCCGTAAACTGGAGAGTGCGGGAGTCATCGAAACGCGTTCTCTGGGTATGAAGGGCACTTATATCCGTATATTAAATGAACAATTAATGCAAAGTATCGAACAGATTAAGACGAAGCTATAG
- the flgB gene encoding flagellar basal body rod protein FlgB: MSLLDKPSWNLMERSLDASTLRQKVVANNVANVDTPYFKRSDVQFEDLLQNQMSSSTPSIEGYRTDSRHFFIGKTSNLPNTEIKTDESTAINNNMNNVDMDYEMSLMAKNQLKYNTMIQQMNSEFKKMRTVLGGK; encoded by the coding sequence ATGTCTTTGTTAGACAAACCAAGTTGGAACTTAATGGAGCGATCGCTTGATGCATCGACCTTGAGACAAAAGGTGGTAGCGAATAACGTTGCCAATGTTGATACACCCTACTTTAAGCGTTCAGATGTGCAATTTGAAGATCTTCTGCAAAATCAAATGAGTTCATCGACACCCTCTATAGAAGGTTATCGGACAGACAGTAGGCATTTCTTTATAGGTAAAACTTCAAATTTGCCAAATACAGAAATAAAAACCGATGAATCGACAGCAATCAACAATAATATGAACAATGTGGATATGGATTATGAAATGTCTTTGATGGCTAAGAACCAACTTAAATACAACACGATGATTCAGCAAATGAACAGTGAATTCAAAAAGATGCGTACAGTGTTAGGAGGGAAGTAA
- the topA gene encoding type I DNA topoisomerase, producing MADSLVIVESPAKAKTIGKYLGSKFIVKASMGHIRDLPKSQIGVEVDRNFEPKYITIRGKGSILKELKDASKKVKKIYLAADPDREGEAIAWHLAHYLDVGADELCRVVFNEITKDAVKDAFKTPRRINQDLVNAQQARRILDRLVGYKISPLLWKKVKKGLSAGRVQSVAVKLIQDRENEIKAFEPEEYWSITVVLDAGKTVFEAKYHSINGEKKELHSNEDVEQILAAMGSDAFTVKEVKEKERARNPSPPFITSSMQQEAARKLNFRASKTMSVAQQLYEGIDLGKEGTVGLITYMRTDSTRISPIAQEEAKDFIIHKYGPTFYPETPRMYTKKNANAQDAHEGIRPTSVLREPDQMKEYLSKDQYRLYKLVWDRFVASQMSSAVLDTMTIDLTAGETIFRANGSKMKFAGFMKVYVESNDDGTTEEDKLLPPLTKGDTLQKQSIDPKQHFTQPPPRYTEARLVRALEEMGIGRPSTYAPTLETIQKRGYVAIEEKKFVPTELGELVIQLMQEFFPEILDVEFTAHMEEELDFVEEGKEDWVRVLDSFYKSFEKRLEFAEEEMKEIEIQDEVSDEICEKCGKHLVYKMGRFGKFLACSGFPDCRNTKPIIKDIGVTCPTCKTGKIVERRSKKGRVFYGCDQYPACDFVSWDKPVNKPCPACSSMMIEKRSKNGVMIQCTQCDHKEEASDDSSDDMKD from the coding sequence ATGGCGGATTCTTTAGTCATAGTGGAGTCACCGGCAAAAGCCAAAACCATTGGCAAATATTTAGGCAGTAAATTTATTGTAAAAGCCTCGATGGGTCATATTCGCGACCTTCCGAAGAGCCAAATTGGCGTAGAAGTGGATCGTAACTTTGAGCCTAAATACATAACTATCCGTGGTAAAGGTTCTATCCTTAAAGAATTAAAAGATGCCAGCAAAAAAGTTAAAAAAATATATCTGGCGGCGGATCCGGATCGTGAAGGTGAAGCAATTGCCTGGCACTTAGCGCACTATTTGGACGTGGGTGCCGACGAGCTCTGTCGCGTAGTATTTAACGAAATTACGAAAGACGCGGTTAAAGATGCGTTCAAAACGCCTCGCCGAATCAATCAAGATCTTGTTAATGCGCAGCAAGCCAGACGGATCTTGGATCGACTTGTTGGTTATAAAATCAGCCCTTTACTTTGGAAAAAAGTAAAAAAAGGACTTTCTGCAGGCCGTGTACAATCAGTCGCAGTTAAATTAATTCAAGATCGCGAAAATGAAATCAAAGCCTTCGAACCGGAAGAGTACTGGTCCATCACCGTAGTACTTGATGCTGGGAAGACGGTGTTCGAAGCCAAGTATCACAGCATTAATGGAGAGAAGAAAGAACTCCATTCGAATGAGGACGTTGAACAGATTTTAGCTGCGATGGGCAGCGATGCTTTTACGGTGAAAGAAGTGAAAGAGAAAGAGCGAGCTCGTAATCCTTCCCCACCATTCATCACGAGCTCCATGCAGCAGGAAGCTGCGAGAAAGCTTAATTTCAGAGCTTCCAAGACAATGTCTGTAGCCCAACAATTATATGAAGGAATAGATTTGGGGAAAGAAGGTACGGTTGGTCTTATCACTTACATGCGTACCGATTCGACACGGATTTCACCAATCGCACAAGAAGAAGCCAAAGATTTTATCATTCATAAATATGGTCCGACATTTTATCCTGAAACACCCCGTATGTACACGAAAAAGAACGCGAATGCACAGGATGCGCATGAAGGCATTCGTCCTACTTCCGTGCTGAGGGAACCGGATCAAATGAAGGAGTATCTCAGCAAAGATCAATATCGGCTGTATAAGTTGGTTTGGGATCGCTTTGTAGCGAGTCAGATGTCCTCGGCAGTCTTAGATACAATGACGATTGATTTGACAGCAGGGGAAACGATATTCCGTGCGAACGGCTCCAAAATGAAATTTGCTGGTTTTATGAAAGTTTATGTCGAGAGCAACGATGATGGTACGACAGAAGAGGATAAATTGCTGCCTCCTCTGACGAAGGGAGATACCCTCCAGAAACAAAGCATCGATCCGAAGCAGCATTTTACTCAACCGCCACCACGGTATACGGAAGCGCGTTTGGTGCGAGCGCTGGAGGAAATGGGTATTGGTCGTCCAAGTACATATGCGCCAACGTTGGAGACGATTCAAAAGCGTGGCTATGTGGCGATTGAAGAGAAGAAATTCGTGCCCACGGAACTCGGTGAGCTTGTGATTCAATTAATGCAGGAATTCTTCCCGGAAATCCTAGATGTTGAATTCACAGCTCATATGGAAGAAGAACTCGATTTTGTTGAAGAGGGCAAGGAAGATTGGGTACGGGTTTTGGATTCCTTTTACAAATCCTTCGAGAAGCGACTTGAATTCGCTGAAGAGGAAATGAAAGAAATTGAAATTCAAGACGAAGTTTCCGATGAAATTTGCGAGAAGTGCGGCAAGCATCTGGTTTATAAAATGGGGCGTTTCGGCAAGTTTCTGGCTTGCTCGGGTTTCCCGGATTGCCGTAATACGAAGCCAATTATCAAAGATATTGGCGTTACATGCCCAACGTGCAAGACGGGCAAGATCGTAGAGCGCAGAAGTAAAAAAGGACGTGTATTCTATGGCTGTGACCAATATCCAGCTTGTGATTTCGTTTCCTGGGATAAGCCGGTCAATAAGCCATGTCCCGCTTGCAGCTCAATGATGATCGAGAAAAGAAGCAAGAACGGCGTAATGATTCAGTGTACGCAGTGTGATCATAAAGAAGAAGCAAGTGACGATTCATCCGACGATATGAAAGATTAG
- the fliG gene encoding flagellar motor switch protein FliG has translation MARAALQGLTGRQKAAILLISLGPEVSAQIFKHLREEEIEQLTLEIANVRKVDSLEKEAILSEFHQICLAQEFISQGGIAYAKDILEKALGTQKAFDIINRLTATLQVRPFDFARKADPAQILNFIQNENSQTIALVLSYLQAEQASIILSSLPQEKQADVAKRIALMDSTSPEVISQVERVLEQKLSSTVTQDYTNAGGIASIVQILNGVDRGTERTILDSLEIQDPELAEEIKKRMFVFEDIVNIDNRSIQRIIRDIENADLQLALKVASEEVRDVLFKNMSKRMAETFKEEMEFMGPVRLRDVEEAQTRIVATIRRLEESGEIIIARGGGDDIIV, from the coding sequence ATGGCCAGAGCTGCTCTGCAAGGGTTAACCGGACGACAAAAGGCAGCCATTCTTTTGATCAGTTTAGGCCCTGAGGTGTCTGCACAAATATTTAAACACTTGCGAGAAGAAGAAATCGAACAATTGACGCTTGAAATTGCGAATGTCAGAAAAGTAGACTCTTTGGAAAAAGAAGCGATCTTATCTGAATTCCATCAAATTTGTTTAGCGCAAGAGTTTATCTCGCAGGGGGGTATTGCGTACGCCAAGGATATTTTGGAAAAGGCGTTGGGTACTCAGAAAGCATTTGATATCATTAATCGTTTGACGGCAACGTTGCAAGTTAGACCTTTTGATTTTGCAAGAAAAGCGGACCCGGCTCAAATTCTGAATTTTATTCAGAATGAAAATTCTCAAACAATCGCTTTGGTGTTGTCCTATTTACAGGCAGAACAAGCTTCCATTATTTTGTCTTCCTTGCCACAAGAAAAGCAAGCGGATGTTGCGAAACGCATCGCACTTATGGATAGTACTTCGCCTGAAGTGATAAGCCAAGTAGAACGTGTGCTGGAGCAGAAGCTTTCTTCTACCGTTACGCAAGATTATACAAATGCAGGTGGTATTGCTTCTATCGTCCAAATTTTGAATGGTGTTGACCGCGGAACAGAGCGTACAATTCTCGACTCCCTAGAAATTCAGGATCCAGAGTTGGCCGAAGAAATCAAAAAACGGATGTTTGTATTCGAAGATATTGTCAATATCGACAATCGTTCTATTCAGCGTATTATTCGTGATATTGAGAATGCCGATTTGCAGCTCGCACTCAAAGTTGCAAGCGAGGAAGTACGCGATGTATTGTTCAAAAACATGTCCAAACGTATGGCCGAGACGTTCAAGGAAGAAATGGAATTCATGGGTCCTGTTCGTTTGCGTGATGTG
- the hslV gene encoding ATP-dependent protease subunit HslV gives MDSNQATFHATTIFAIRHQGKGAIAGDGQVTFGNSMIMKSSAKKVRRLHRGKVIAGFAGSVADAITLFEKFEGKLEEHHGNLQRAAVELTKDWRQDRVLRRLEAMMIVMDASGLLLLSGNGEVIEPDDGILAIGSGGSFALAAGRALHRHASTLSAKEIAHAALTTAAEICVFTNHNIIVEEIE, from the coding sequence ATGGATTCCAATCAAGCAACGTTTCATGCAACAACTATTTTTGCTATTCGTCATCAAGGTAAAGGGGCTATTGCCGGAGATGGGCAAGTGACATTTGGCAACAGCATGATTATGAAAAGCAGTGCCAAAAAAGTACGGCGTTTACATAGAGGGAAAGTTATCGCTGGATTTGCCGGCTCTGTTGCCGATGCTATTACGCTTTTTGAGAAGTTTGAAGGTAAGCTGGAGGAACATCACGGGAACTTGCAGCGTGCCGCGGTTGAGCTTACCAAGGATTGGCGGCAGGATCGTGTGCTGCGCAGACTGGAAGCTATGATGATTGTGATGGATGCTTCGGGGTTGCTGCTTCTCTCCGGGAATGGAGAGGTCATCGAACCTGATGATGGTATTTTGGCTATTGGATCTGGAGGCAGTTTCGCTTTAGCTGCTGGAAGAGCGCTGCATAGGCATGCATCTACACTGAGTGCCAAAGAAATTGCTCATGCTGCTTTAACGACAGCTGCTGAGATTTGTGTGTTCACCAACCACAATATAATTGTCGAAGAGATCGAATAA
- the trmFO gene encoding FADH(2)-oxidizing methylenetetrahydrofolate--tRNA-(uracil(54)-C(5))-methyltransferase TrmFO: MPEYPRVTVIGAGLAGSEAAWQIARQGVPVTLYEMRNVRKTPAHITDQFAELVCSNSLRSNGLTNAVGVLKEEMRKLDSLILSCADQHAVPAGGALAVDRDGFSQAVTSTLRNHPLIEVRNEEVETLPDGIVVVASGPLTSPALSADLKQLMGEEYLYFYDAAAPIVEKDSIDMNKVYLASRYDKGEAAYLNCPMTEEEFNVFYEALITAEVAELKEFEKEIYFEGCMPLEVMAKRGKQTVLFGPMKPVGLVNPHTGKLPHAVVQLRQDNAAGTLFNLVGFQTHLKWGEQKRVLSLIPGLEQAEFVRYGVMHRNTFINSPRLLNPTYQYKNRENLFFAGQMTGVEGYVESAASGLIAGMNAGRLAKGEACVTLPAETTLGSMANYITEADVKHFQPMNANFGLLPQLPERIRNKKEKYEKLANRALESIQNFSKTLAE; the protein is encoded by the coding sequence TTGCCAGAATATCCAAGAGTAACAGTCATCGGTGCAGGATTGGCTGGAAGTGAAGCCGCCTGGCAGATTGCCCGTCAAGGTGTGCCTGTTACTTTATATGAAATGCGTAATGTTCGTAAAACACCAGCTCATATTACCGATCAATTCGCTGAGCTCGTGTGCAGCAACTCGCTTCGTTCCAATGGCCTGACCAATGCGGTAGGTGTTTTGAAGGAAGAAATGAGAAAGCTGGATTCACTCATTCTGTCTTGCGCAGATCAGCATGCTGTACCTGCAGGAGGGGCATTAGCGGTTGACCGCGATGGTTTCTCGCAAGCTGTAACCTCAACTCTGCGCAACCATCCGCTTATTGAGGTTCGCAATGAGGAAGTTGAAACTCTGCCAGATGGCATTGTTGTAGTCGCATCTGGTCCTTTAACTTCACCAGCATTGTCTGCGGATCTCAAACAATTGATGGGAGAAGAATACCTCTACTTCTATGATGCTGCAGCTCCTATCGTAGAGAAGGATTCTATCGATATGAACAAGGTGTATCTGGCTTCCCGATACGATAAAGGGGAAGCAGCTTATCTCAACTGTCCAATGACGGAAGAGGAGTTTAATGTTTTCTATGAAGCATTGATCACAGCAGAGGTAGCAGAACTCAAGGAATTCGAGAAAGAAATCTATTTCGAAGGATGTATGCCGCTTGAAGTTATGGCTAAACGCGGCAAACAAACGGTTTTATTCGGGCCAATGAAACCTGTTGGATTAGTAAATCCACATACAGGCAAATTGCCGCACGCTGTCGTTCAACTTCGTCAAGATAACGCAGCCGGAACTTTATTTAATTTGGTAGGCTTCCAAACCCATCTGAAATGGGGGGAGCAGAAACGTGTTTTATCATTGATTCCTGGGCTTGAGCAAGCCGAGTTTGTACGTTACGGTGTTATGCATCGGAATACGTTCATCAACTCGCCTAGGCTGCTTAATCCGACGTATCAATACAAAAACAGGGAAAATCTTTTCTTTGCTGGTCAAATGACTGGTGTTGAAGGATATGTAGAGTCGGCCGCTTCGGGACTAATTGCTGGTATGAACGCTGGTCGTTTGGCAAAAGGTGAGGCATGCGTGACTCTGCCTGCTGAAACAACGTTAGGAAGTATGGCTAACTATATTACCGAAGCGGACGTGAAGCACTTCCAACCGATGAATGCAAATTTCGGATTACTTCCACAATTGCCGGAACGAATTCGCAATAAAAAAGAAAAATACGAGAAGTTGGCTAACCGTGCGTTAGAAAGTATTCAGAATTTTTCGAAAACACTTGCTGAATAA
- the hslU gene encoding ATP-dependent protease ATPase subunit HslU, which produces MANSSLTPKQIVQELDRYIVGQKKAKKSVAIALRNRYRRNLVDEAMRDEIVPKNILMIGPTGVGKTEIARRLAKLVGAPFIKVEATKFTEVGYVGRDVESMVRDLTETAVRMVKAERMEKVKDRAEKLANERLVTLLVPSATRAKTQRNPFEMLFGGQNQPEQEEAPDPTLSTKRADIAEQLTHGKLENELVEIEVEDSSPSMMDMLAGQGNEQAGMNMQEMFGNLLPKKMKKRKLPVKEARKVLTQEEAQRLIDMDEVIQESIHRAEQSGIIFIDEIDKIASNSRGGSGPDISREGVQRDILPIVEGSTVVTKYGPVKTDYVLFIGAGAFHIAKPSDLIPELQGRFPIRVELNDLTLEDFVSILKEPKNALTKQYTALLQTEGITVEFAEEAIYEIARIAVEVNQNTENIGARRLHTILEKLLEDLSYEAPEITLESIVINPEYVRDKLGDIVQNRDLSQYIL; this is translated from the coding sequence ATGGCCAACAGCTCCCTTACACCTAAACAAATTGTTCAAGAATTGGATCGCTATATAGTAGGTCAGAAAAAAGCAAAAAAATCAGTGGCTATTGCCCTGCGGAATCGTTATCGGAGAAACCTGGTCGACGAAGCCATGAGGGATGAAATTGTTCCGAAGAACATTCTGATGATTGGCCCAACTGGTGTAGGCAAAACGGAAATTGCCCGCAGACTTGCCAAATTGGTCGGTGCTCCATTCATTAAGGTAGAGGCTACGAAATTCACCGAAGTCGGTTACGTGGGACGAGATGTGGAGTCCATGGTTCGCGATTTAACGGAAACGGCTGTCCGTATGGTGAAGGCTGAACGTATGGAGAAAGTTAAAGATAGAGCAGAGAAATTGGCCAATGAGCGCTTAGTTACCTTGTTAGTGCCAAGTGCTACACGCGCCAAAACGCAGCGTAATCCGTTTGAAATGCTGTTCGGTGGTCAGAACCAACCAGAGCAGGAAGAAGCTCCAGACCCTACGCTATCCACTAAGCGGGCAGATATTGCTGAACAATTGACACACGGTAAATTAGAGAATGAGCTTGTTGAGATTGAGGTTGAAGATTCTTCTCCTTCCATGATGGATATGCTCGCAGGTCAAGGCAATGAGCAAGCTGGTATGAACATGCAAGAAATGTTTGGCAACTTGCTGCCTAAGAAAATGAAAAAGCGAAAGCTGCCTGTCAAAGAAGCTAGAAAAGTTCTGACCCAAGAAGAGGCACAACGCTTGATCGATATGGATGAAGTCATCCAGGAATCGATTCATCGTGCTGAACAGTCCGGCATTATTTTTATTGATGAAATAGATAAAATAGCGAGCAACAGCCGCGGCGGAAGCGGTCCGGATATTTCTCGAGAAGGCGTGCAACGAGACATTTTGCCAATTGTTGAGGGCTCAACGGTTGTGACTAAATATGGTCCTGTGAAGACGGATTACGTCTTATTTATTGGCGCTGGCGCTTTCCACATAGCGAAGCCATCTGATTTGATTCCAGAGCTGCAAGGGAGATTCCCGATCCGGGTTGAATTGAATGATTTAACGCTGGAGGATTTCGTTTCTATTTTGAAAGAGCCCAAAAATGCACTAACCAAACAATATACAGCTTTATTGCAAACTGAAGGTATAACGGTCGAGTTTGCGGAAGAAGCTATTTATGAAATCGCGCGAATTGCTGTGGAAGTGAACCAGAATACGGAAAATATCGGGGCAAGAAGATTGCATACGATTTTGGAGAAGCTGCTAGAGGATCTGTCCTATGAAGCGCCAGAGATAACACTTGAATCGATCGTTATTAATCCGGAATATGTTCGTGATAAGCTTGGGGATATTGTTCAAAACCGAGATTTAAGTCAGTATATTTTATAA
- the flgC gene encoding flagellar basal body rod protein FlgC yields the protein MRLTNGFDISSSALTAQRLRMDVVSSNIANADTTRAKFVDGKWVPYTRKLVSFETKSQPSFAQSLQSAMADGTGEGVRVNKIFEDNSPLKQVYNPTHPDADGNGFVYMPNVDVLKEMVDMMSATRSYEANVTALNASKAMITKALEIGR from the coding sequence ATGAGACTTACAAATGGATTTGATATTAGTTCTTCTGCACTGACAGCACAGCGGTTAAGGATGGACGTTGTTTCCTCTAACATAGCGAATGCGGATACGACACGCGCGAAATTTGTAGATGGCAAATGGGTTCCCTATACAAGGAAATTAGTTTCATTCGAAACAAAGTCGCAACCAAGCTTTGCTCAATCGCTTCAATCAGCCATGGCTGACGGAACGGGAGAAGGTGTAAGGGTAAATAAAATCTTTGAAGATAACTCTCCATTGAAACAAGTCTACAATCCGACACATCCGGATGCAGACGGAAATGGCTTTGTGTATATGCCAAACGTCGATGTTCTCAAAGAGATGGTTGATATGATGTCTGCTACACGATCATATGAAGCAAACGTAACCGCATTAAATGCAAGCAAAGCAATGATTACGAAGGCTTTAGAGATTGGAAGATAA
- the fliF gene encoding flagellar basal-body MS-ring/collar protein FliF: protein MNENLLQYWEKVKQYWNRYSKTTKITFIATVFLLILTAAIISINLSKTDYSLAFTELQPSDASAIKGYLDTAKIPYKLSADGKSIEVPTSEVANVKLGVESQGLNKNGSLGFGAFSNSSSFGITDNEFKVKYLNAIQGELQQLINSNQAIGSSKVLISLPEQGPFLQQQQEKATASVVLQMKQGYSLDQAKIDTIYNLVSHSVKNLPVENITISNQYGESLVSSTAGGTSSSSLVSNQSDINNQFRNDLQKNINNMLGTMFGRDKVNVSVFSTMNFDQKKSKEQLVSAPNQVDQKGLEISLQEATESYVNKGADAASGVPGTGSTDVPGYPGSSASGNSNSEKNSKTVNYEVNRITNDIISTPYVVKDLSINVGIEPPVADDPNSLTAETKTAVQNALVNIVRTALADNKVTYTDEDLQKKVTVFAHSFAKPKDTLASKTTQYLMYGGLALAALAIGLIAGLAIRKRRRAAAQLEQDMNLAASKAELPTVDIENVTNDNQVRKQLEALAKKRPEDFVNLLRTWLVDE from the coding sequence GTGAACGAGAACCTGCTCCAGTACTGGGAAAAGGTGAAGCAATATTGGAATCGATACAGTAAGACGACAAAAATCACTTTCATAGCAACCGTGTTCTTATTGATTCTAACTGCCGCAATTATAAGTATTAATTTATCCAAGACTGATTATTCATTGGCTTTTACAGAACTACAGCCAAGCGATGCTTCCGCTATTAAAGGTTATCTGGATACAGCTAAGATTCCTTATAAACTTAGTGCTGATGGTAAAAGTATCGAAGTTCCTACCAGTGAAGTAGCAAATGTGAAACTTGGGGTAGAATCACAAGGTTTAAATAAAAATGGGTCATTAGGCTTCGGTGCTTTTAGCAACAGCAGTTCATTTGGTATCACAGATAACGAATTTAAAGTGAAATATTTGAATGCAATTCAAGGGGAATTGCAGCAGCTGATTAATTCGAATCAAGCGATCGGCAGTTCAAAGGTTTTGATTTCACTGCCGGAACAAGGTCCGTTCTTACAACAGCAGCAAGAGAAAGCGACAGCATCTGTCGTCTTGCAAATGAAGCAAGGCTATTCATTAGATCAAGCCAAGATTGATACGATTTATAATTTAGTCTCTCACAGTGTCAAGAATCTTCCCGTGGAGAATATCACCATCTCTAACCAATATGGGGAAAGCCTAGTGTCTTCTACGGCAGGTGGAACTTCTTCATCAAGTCTGGTTTCGAATCAATCAGATATTAACAATCAATTCCGAAATGATTTGCAGAAAAACATCAATAATATGCTTGGAACTATGTTTGGTCGCGATAAAGTGAATGTTAGTGTCTTCTCGACGATGAATTTCGATCAAAAGAAGAGTAAAGAGCAGCTTGTCAGCGCACCAAATCAAGTGGATCAAAAAGGTTTGGAAATCTCTTTGCAAGAAGCTACTGAGTCTTATGTTAATAAAGGCGCTGATGCAGCAAGCGGAGTTCCAGGCACAGGGTCGACGGATGTACCAGGATATCCGGGTTCTAGCGCCTCAGGTAATTCCAATTCCGAGAAAAATAGCAAGACCGTTAATTATGAAGTAAATAGAATTACGAACGATATTATTTCTACTCCTTATGTTGTCAAAGATTTAAGCATTAATGTCGGTATTGAACCACCTGTTGCAGATGATCCTAACTCTTTGACGGCTGAAACCAAGACTGCGGTTCAAAATGCATTAGTGAACATTGTTAGAACGGCATTAGCGGATAACAAGGTTACTTATACAGACGAAGACTTGCAGAAAAAAGTTACGGTGTTTGCACATTCTTTTGCGAAACCGAAAGATACGCTTGCTTCCAAAACTACGCAGTATTTGATGTATGGTGGTCTTGCACTAGCGGCGCTTGCAATTGGACTTATTGCTGGACTCGCGATCAGAAAGCGGAGACGTGCAGCAGCGCAATTGGAACAAGATATGAACTTGGCAGCGAGCAAAGCTGAGCTTCCTACCGTGGATATTGAAAATGTAACTAATGACAACCAAGTACGTAAGCAACTGGAAGCTCTTGCGAAAAAGCGCCCAGAAGACTTTGTTAACTTACTTCGTACTTGGTTAGTAGACGAATAG